Proteins from one Chroococcidiopsis sp. CCMEE 29 genomic window:
- a CDS encoding potassium channel family protein, producing MNNRSTAEKQALNQERYEILQQLEDWLDMPLLVLGFAWLVLFVIELIWGLSPLLEVLGWVIWLIFILNFTVEFILAPRKIAYLKSNWLTAISLLVPALRVFRIARLLRLLRTARATRGLKLFRVIARTNRGMRSLGASLGRRGFGYVVALTLIITLVGAAGMYAFESNTPDGRGLNDYGSALWWTAMIMTTLGSEYWPQTPEGRVLCFILALYAFAVFGYLTAAIATFFVGRDAEDDEAEIAGGKSIAALHAEIKALRTEIQGLSRQQPEP from the coding sequence ATGAATAACCGGAGTACAGCTGAAAAACAAGCACTCAATCAAGAACGGTACGAGATTTTACAACAGCTTGAAGACTGGCTGGATATGCCACTGCTTGTGTTGGGCTTCGCGTGGTTAGTGCTGTTTGTCATTGAGCTAATCTGGGGTCTGAGCCCTCTGCTCGAAGTCCTCGGCTGGGTCATTTGGTTAATATTTATCCTAAACTTCACAGTCGAATTCATCCTGGCTCCACGCAAGATCGCTTATCTCAAAAGCAACTGGCTGACTGCTATTTCCCTACTGGTGCCAGCGCTGCGTGTCTTTAGGATCGCGCGCCTTCTCCGCTTGCTGAGAACGGCACGAGCCACTCGTGGGTTGAAATTATTTCGTGTGATCGCTCGAACGAATCGAGGGATGCGATCGCTGGGAGCAAGCTTAGGTCGTCGCGGCTTCGGCTACGTCGTGGCACTGACGCTGATTATTACCCTAGTAGGAGCAGCGGGGATGTATGCCTTTGAAAGCAACACTCCTGATGGTCGCGGTCTGAATGATTACGGGAGTGCCTTGTGGTGGACAGCCATGATTATGACGACATTGGGCTCGGAATACTGGCCGCAAACCCCAGAGGGGCGAGTGCTTTGCTTTATCTTGGCGCTATATGCTTTCGCGGTGTTTGGTTACTTAACGGCAGCGATCGCCACGTTCTTTGTCGGTCGCGATGCTGAAGATGACGAAGCTGAGATTGCAGGTGGCAAATCAATTGCAGCGCTGCATGCCGAAATCAAAGCCTTGCGTACCGAAATCCAAGGGCTGTCACGCCAGCAACCGGAACCATGA
- a CDS encoding lysylphosphatidylglycerol synthase transmembrane domain-containing protein, whose translation MKRLISIAVSLLILAVIYSKIDFSSLIKVFQNCNGWWMAISLGMVIPLTLITAWRLQQLMPSRARLGFGEANRLILVASVLNMVLPSKMGDIAKAYFMKQRGHLDGSLSLSLVVFEKACDMLSLLLWCVFGLMFYPSKNWLFWIMTGGVAFGLITGLLLLSSRQFAQVFFIIGKAIAPKKLKPKLEKLRISWGEMHEYFWHDKAQLLKITSTSIFIWFLHLLQIWFFILALKAWTPFLANLALAPLAILAGLLPLTFAGVGTRDAALIAFYQPYLNAPTAAALGLLCTSRYLLPAIGGLPFLGQYLTTVRSLQKRPDRF comes from the coding sequence ATGAAGCGATTGATTTCCATCGCTGTCAGCTTACTGATCCTGGCAGTAATCTACTCAAAAATTGATTTTAGCAGCCTCATAAAGGTATTCCAAAATTGCAACGGCTGGTGGATGGCTATCAGCCTTGGCATGGTAATACCCCTAACTCTAATCACAGCATGGCGGTTGCAACAATTAATGCCCTCTAGAGCAAGGCTAGGGTTTGGTGAAGCCAATCGCCTCATCTTAGTTGCTAGTGTACTCAATATGGTACTGCCATCAAAGATGGGTGATATTGCTAAAGCCTATTTCATGAAGCAACGAGGACACTTGGATGGGTCGTTGTCACTATCTTTAGTTGTATTTGAGAAAGCCTGCGATATGCTGTCGCTCCTGCTGTGGTGTGTATTTGGCTTAATGTTTTATCCCAGTAAGAATTGGCTATTTTGGATAATGACAGGTGGAGTGGCTTTCGGATTAATAACTGGGCTGCTACTACTTAGCTCCCGCCAATTTGCCCAAGTGTTTTTTATTATTGGTAAGGCGATCGCCCCGAAGAAACTTAAACCGAAGCTAGAAAAACTCAGAATTTCCTGGGGGGAAATGCATGAATATTTCTGGCATGATAAAGCTCAATTATTGAAGATTACTAGCACTTCAATCTTTATTTGGTTTTTACACTTACTACAAATTTGGTTTTTTATTCTTGCCCTCAAAGCTTGGACTCCCTTTTTAGCAAATCTAGCCTTAGCTCCATTGGCAATTTTGGCGGGTTTGCTGCCGCTGACGTTTGCGGGTGTGGGTACACGTGATGCTGCTCTAATTGCATTCTATCAACCTTATTTAAATGCACCTACTGCTGCTGCCTTAGGTTTACTTTGTACGTCACGCTACCTGCTACCAGCGATTGGTGGTCTGCCTTTTCTGGGGCAATATTTGACAACCGTTCGCAGTCTACAAAAACGCCCTGATCGCTTTTAG
- a CDS encoding SirB1 family protein — protein sequence MDFPLARQYFYQEVTQPDEQIDLAKAALYIAQEEYPDLHPAEYINALDTMAAEVQTRLPTQQYPLRIVQSINQYLYDDLGFRGNTTDYYDPDNSFLNEVIDRRTGIPITLALVYLEVARRIDFPMVGVGMPGHFLIRPDVPQMEIFVDVFNRGEIMFPEDCQERIRQIYGQPVTLQPEFLEPVTPKQFLVRLLSNLKIIYLRREELEKALAVVERILLLFPEMPGELRDRGLICYQLGRWVAAIADFETYLAKVPDADDAPVIRRLLKQLGRI from the coding sequence ATGGATTTCCCTCTAGCGCGGCAATATTTCTATCAAGAAGTTACTCAGCCTGACGAGCAGATAGATCTAGCAAAGGCAGCGCTTTACATTGCCCAAGAAGAATATCCAGACCTTCACCCAGCAGAATATATCAATGCCCTTGATACGATGGCGGCTGAGGTGCAAACACGTTTGCCAACTCAACAGTATCCCTTGCGGATCGTTCAAAGTATCAATCAGTACTTGTATGATGACTTAGGATTTAGGGGCAATACAACCGATTATTACGACCCTGACAATAGCTTTTTAAATGAAGTAATTGATCGGCGAACTGGTATTCCTATTACCCTGGCGCTGGTTTATCTGGAGGTAGCACGGCGGATTGATTTTCCGATGGTGGGAGTAGGGATGCCGGGACATTTCCTCATCCGTCCAGATGTGCCACAGATGGAAATTTTTGTCGATGTTTTCAATCGCGGCGAAATCATGTTTCCCGAGGATTGTCAGGAAAGAATTAGGCAAATTTACGGTCAGCCAGTCACACTGCAACCAGAATTTTTGGAACCGGTGACCCCTAAACAATTTTTAGTACGTCTGCTGAGCAATCTAAAAATCATTTATTTGAGACGAGAGGAGCTGGAAAAAGCTCTGGCAGTAGTTGAACGAATTTTGCTATTGTTTCCAGAGATGCCAGGGGAATTGCGCGATCGCGGTTTGATTTGCTATCAGTTGGGGCGCTGGGTAGCAGCGATTGCTGACTTTGAGACTTATCTAGCTAAGGTTCCCGATGCCGATGATGCCCCTGTGATTCGCCGGTTATTGAAACAGTTAGGGAGAATTTAG
- a CDS encoding ABC transporter ATP-binding protein, giving the protein MAELAIQVQNLSFRWPKGEQVLKSCSLEVPKGEFWMLLGANGSGKSTLLRLLAQLLTPQAGEIRILHPVGFVFQNPDHQLVMPTVGADVAFGLVEEKLPPAQVRQRVKEALSAVNLLELQRRPIYALSGGQKQRVAIAGAIARQCEVLLLDEPTALLDPDSQLDLVAQVQNLVKSRGLTALWVTHRLDELNYCDGAFLLEQGSLVDQGEPKRLKQRLK; this is encoded by the coding sequence ATGGCTGAACTTGCCATTCAAGTGCAGAATTTATCCTTCCGTTGGCCCAAAGGAGAGCAGGTGTTAAAATCCTGCTCTTTAGAGGTGCCTAAGGGTGAATTTTGGATGCTTTTGGGTGCTAACGGCAGTGGAAAATCGACGCTACTAAGATTATTGGCTCAGTTGTTGACTCCTCAAGCCGGCGAGATTCGGATTCTACACCCCGTTGGCTTTGTCTTTCAAAATCCCGATCATCAATTGGTGATGCCGACGGTTGGTGCTGATGTTGCCTTTGGGCTAGTGGAGGAAAAGCTGCCGCCAGCCCAGGTACGTCAGCGAGTAAAAGAGGCACTTTCTGCTGTTAACTTGTTGGAGTTGCAAAGAAGGCCTATTTATGCATTAAGTGGGGGACAGAAACAACGGGTAGCAATTGCTGGGGCGATCGCGCGTCAGTGCGAAGTTTTACTGCTGGATGAACCCACTGCTCTTCTAGATCCAGATAGCCAGCTTGATTTGGTAGCTCAAGTGCAAAACCTAGTCAAAAGCCGGGGACTCACTGCCCTTTGGGTGACCCATCGCTTAGACGAATTAAATTATTGTGATGGCGCTTTTTTGCTAGAACAAGGCTCTTTAGTGGATCAAGGAGAGCCAAAACGCCTTAAACAACGCTTGAAGTAA
- a CDS encoding glycoside hydrolase family 31 protein translates to MPQYFGQLHTTDLPWSTLGEVQDIQRSDRSVCFKCGEPQLVITVLAPNLLRVRLAPSGEFIPRRSWAVTLDDAEWQVVPFKVEETAEAVEIKTEQMSVHVQRHPCRITCFDSAGRPFAQDADMGVGWRLGAVAGWKQIEADEHFYGFGERTGLLDKRSEVKTNWTVDALDYGSLTDEMYQAIPFFIALRPEVAYGIFFNTTFWSQFDIGAEQPGVWRMETHSSELDYYIIYGPEPAQILRTYTQLTGRMPMPPRWALGYHQCRWSYESETVVRELAQEFRTRRIPCDVIHLDIDYMRGYRVFTWSPKRFPNPDQLISDLAQDGFKTVTIIDPGVKYEPEADYHVFDQGIEQNYFVRKADGQLFHGYVWPEKAVFPDFLCPDVRDWWGDLHKSLTSIGVAGIWNDMNEPAIDDRPFGDRGEKTWFPFDAPQGPANERTTHVEAHNLYGLTMARASCEGLKQLRPNDRSFVLTRSGYAGIQRWSSVWMGDNQSLWEHLEISLPMLCNMGLSGVAFVGCDVGGFAGNATAELFARWMQVGMLYPLMRGHSAMSTAQHEPWVFGDRIERICREYINLRYQLLPYFYTLFWEAATTGTPILRPLFYHFPNDLNTYTLYDQVLLGSSLMAAPIYRPGIEHRAVYIPQGTWYDWWSGKCYDGPTHLLAHAPLERMPLYVRAGAIIPMGPVMQYTDEQPLDQLTLRIWPGTGESTLYEDDGHSFEYRAGAWATTAYRVHQAGQQTIVEIGSRDGQWIPPSREVIVQLVGVGEQRFQDDGTANRLTF, encoded by the coding sequence ATGCCGCAATACTTTGGACAATTGCATACAACCGATCTGCCTTGGTCAACATTAGGAGAAGTACAAGATATACAGCGAAGCGATCGCTCTGTCTGCTTCAAATGTGGCGAACCACAGCTGGTAATCACTGTGCTGGCACCAAATTTACTTCGAGTGCGTTTAGCACCAAGCGGCGAGTTTATACCACGCCGCTCCTGGGCAGTGACACTGGATGATGCAGAATGGCAAGTTGTACCGTTCAAAGTAGAGGAAACCGCTGAAGCTGTAGAAATTAAAACTGAGCAGATGTCTGTGCATGTCCAACGCCATCCTTGCCGTATTACCTGCTTCGACTCAGCAGGTCGTCCGTTTGCCCAGGATGCAGACATGGGAGTAGGCTGGCGCCTGGGTGCAGTTGCAGGCTGGAAGCAAATTGAAGCTGACGAGCATTTCTATGGTTTTGGCGAACGCACTGGACTGCTCGATAAACGGAGTGAGGTAAAAACAAACTGGACAGTTGATGCCCTAGATTACGGCTCACTTACTGATGAAATGTACCAGGCAATCCCGTTTTTTATTGCCCTGCGTCCAGAAGTTGCATACGGCATCTTTTTCAATACCACCTTTTGGAGCCAGTTCGATATCGGTGCAGAACAACCGGGAGTCTGGCGGATGGAAACCCACAGCAGCGAACTGGATTACTACATTATTTACGGTCCTGAACCCGCCCAGATCCTCCGCACCTACACTCAATTAACGGGTCGGATGCCGATGCCGCCTCGGTGGGCGCTTGGCTATCACCAATGTCGCTGGAGTTACGAATCGGAAACGGTGGTACGCGAACTTGCACAGGAATTTCGTACCCGCCGCATCCCTTGTGATGTGATTCATCTTGATATCGACTACATGCGCGGCTACCGCGTCTTCACCTGGAGTCCTAAGCGTTTTCCCAATCCTGACCAACTGATAAGCGATTTAGCGCAGGATGGCTTTAAGACAGTGACGATCATCGATCCAGGTGTGAAGTATGAACCGGAGGCAGACTATCATGTCTTTGACCAGGGGATAGAACAAAACTATTTTGTGCGTAAAGCCGATGGTCAACTATTTCACGGCTATGTCTGGCCTGAAAAAGCCGTCTTTCCCGATTTTCTCTGTCCTGATGTGCGCGACTGGTGGGGCGACTTGCACAAAAGTCTCACGAGTATTGGTGTTGCTGGGATTTGGAATGATATGAACGAACCCGCCATTGATGACCGACCCTTTGGCGATCGGGGTGAAAAAACCTGGTTTCCCTTCGATGCACCTCAAGGTCCAGCGAATGAACGTACGACGCATGTAGAAGCCCACAATCTCTATGGATTAACAATGGCTCGCGCCTCCTGCGAAGGTCTGAAACAATTACGTCCTAACGATCGCTCCTTCGTGCTAACACGCTCAGGCTACGCAGGGATTCAGCGCTGGTCATCTGTGTGGATGGGCGATAACCAATCATTATGGGAGCATCTGGAGATATCCCTGCCAATGCTCTGCAATATGGGCTTATCGGGTGTTGCCTTTGTCGGTTGTGATGTCGGTGGTTTCGCTGGCAATGCAACTGCTGAACTATTCGCCCGGTGGATGCAGGTAGGGATGCTGTACCCACTGATGCGCGGTCACTCAGCCATGTCTACAGCCCAGCATGAGCCGTGGGTATTTGGCGATCGCATTGAACGTATTTGCCGCGAGTACATTAATCTACGTTACCAACTACTACCCTACTTCTACACGCTCTTCTGGGAAGCAGCGACAACTGGCACACCAATTTTACGCCCTTTATTCTACCATTTCCCGAATGATTTAAACACCTACACACTTTACGATCAGGTATTACTTGGCTCATCACTAATGGCGGCACCAATTTACCGACCGGGAATCGAGCATCGCGCTGTGTATATCCCCCAAGGTACTTGGTATGACTGGTGGAGTGGTAAATGCTATGACGGACCAACACACCTCCTTGCTCACGCACCACTAGAGCGAATGCCACTTTATGTCCGAGCAGGTGCCATCATTCCGATGGGACCAGTGATGCAATATACCGATGAACAACCGCTCGATCAGTTGACGCTACGCATTTGGCCGGGGACGGGTGAGTCGACGCTCTACGAAGACGATGGACATAGCTTTGAGTATCGTGCTGGTGCCTGGGCAACCACAGCTTATCGCGTACATCAGGCTGGACAACAAACAATTGTTGAAATCGGTTCGCGAGACGGGCAATGGATACCACCTTCCCGTGAAGTAATTGTTCAACTGGTCGGTGTTGGAGAACAGCGCTTCCAAGATGATGGCACAGCCAACCGTCTAACTTTTTGA
- a CDS encoding glycosyltransferase family 2 protein: MPKLIIQVPCYNEETTLGVTLSALPRQLPGVSRIEWLVINDGSTDKTVEVAREFGVDHIVNLNHNQGLAKAFMAGIEACLIAGADIIVNTDADNQYCADDIPQLIEPILLGKAEIVIGTRPISKIKHFSPFKKFLQKLGSWVVRVASNTNIPDAPSGFRAISREAAMQLNVFNEYTYTLETIIQAGQKGMSITSVPIRTNKYLRPSRLVKSIPAYVQRSLFTILRIFMTYKPLRFFTILGSIPFTLGVILGIRWIFLFLEGTPRTHVPSLILTAILIIIGVQLWILGLVADLMAVNRKMLEDIQLRLRRSEIESNLIKKQRLGARG, translated from the coding sequence ATGCCTAAACTGATTATTCAAGTTCCTTGTTATAACGAGGAAACAACCCTGGGAGTTACACTATCTGCACTGCCGCGCCAACTTCCTGGAGTGAGTCGGATAGAATGGTTGGTGATTAATGATGGCAGCACTGACAAAACTGTTGAAGTTGCTCGTGAATTTGGTGTCGATCACATCGTTAATCTTAACCATAATCAAGGGCTTGCTAAAGCCTTTATGGCAGGAATAGAAGCCTGCCTGATTGCCGGGGCAGATATCATTGTTAACACAGATGCAGATAATCAATACTGTGCTGATGATATTCCTCAGCTCATTGAACCAATCTTATTAGGCAAAGCTGAAATTGTCATCGGTACACGACCGATTAGTAAAATTAAGCACTTTTCCCCATTCAAAAAGTTTTTACAAAAACTAGGCAGTTGGGTTGTACGCGTTGCTAGTAATACTAATATTCCTGATGCCCCTAGCGGCTTTCGGGCAATTAGCCGCGAAGCAGCAATGCAGCTGAATGTGTTTAACGAATACACCTATACATTAGAAACGATCATTCAGGCGGGTCAAAAAGGTATGAGTATTACGTCTGTACCAATCAGAACAAATAAGTATTTAAGACCTTCGCGCTTGGTGAAAAGTATCCCAGCATATGTTCAGCGATCGCTTTTCACCATCTTACGCATTTTCATGACCTATAAGCCTCTCCGATTTTTCACAATTTTGGGGAGTATTCCTTTTACCTTAGGAGTAATACTTGGTATCCGTTGGATATTTTTATTTTTAGAAGGCACTCCCAGGACTCATGTTCCCAGCTTAATTTTGACAGCCATTCTAATAATTATTGGAGTTCAACTATGGATACTTGGTTTAGTTGCAGACTTGATGGCTGTCAATCGCAAAATGCTAGAAGATATTCAACTACGGCTGCGACGGTCTGAAATAGAATCGAATCTGATCAAAAAACAGAGGCTAGGGGCTAGGGGCTAG
- a CDS encoding SRPBCC family protein, with product MSPGQVFEQSIQINASATVVEQCITDRMLMHRWLNPALRCEPVGDWSSDIGSRSRFVIQIPVLKPTLKSVVVERAPGLIVWQFEGFFQGSDRWECQPVAQGTHLINRFEFEIPNPIIDWGFNTFAIRWTKEDMQAQLRRLKRVAEEFYQGVRG from the coding sequence ATGTCACCTGGTCAAGTTTTTGAACAATCCATTCAAATCAATGCCAGTGCTACTGTAGTTGAGCAGTGTATCACCGATCGCATGTTGATGCATCGTTGGCTCAATCCCGCCCTACGTTGCGAACCAGTGGGTGATTGGAGTTCCGATATTGGTAGCCGTAGTCGATTTGTGATTCAAATTCCTGTACTCAAGCCCACTCTTAAAAGCGTAGTCGTGGAACGGGCACCGGGACTGATTGTTTGGCAATTTGAGGGATTTTTCCAAGGCAGCGATCGCTGGGAATGTCAGCCAGTGGCACAGGGAACGCACCTGATCAACCGTTTTGAGTTTGAGATTCCTAACCCCATAATTGACTGGGGTTTCAATACCTTTGCTATACGTTGGACAAAAGAAGATATGCAAGCTCAACTGCGCCGACTTAAACGGGTGGCAGAGGAGTTTTATCAAGGGGTCAGGGGCTAG
- a CDS encoding ISKra4 family transposase (programmed frameshift), whose translation MTPEQQQALQEHVQAIAKILYDDTPTEQLTTLAGIEQAVRSQMQKHVMPEVGNFFIATTTGTSAGYQRRVKSILGELPITSGQAQKLEVRGHTQLSPYLETCCLRVSANVSYQHAAEDIEYFTGMAVSKSVQQRLVHRQDFVLPKSQVTVEELSVDGGNIRIRTPEGEACSWKGYKAACLHEPAEVAASFGDNTVVIDWVNAQPLAPVLTCIGDGHDGIWNIVAQLTPSTQRREVLDWFHLMENLHKIGVSLKRLNQAETLLWQGRVEAAKALFTNCQLQPAQNFCEYLNKHRHRIINYQYHQAEQICSIGSGAVESTVKQIDRRTKISGAQWKEDNVPQVLAHRCAYLNQLIST comes from the exons ATGACTCCTGAACAACAGCAAGCCCTTCAAGAGCATGTCCAAGCCATTGCTAAGATTTTGTATGATGATACGCCAACTGAGCAATTGACAACTCTGGCAGGGATTGAGCAGGCGGTGCGAAGTCAAATGCAGAAGCATGTGATGCCGGAGGTAGGGA ATTTTTTTATCGCAACTACCACAGGCACAAGCGCAGGCTACCAACGACGAGTTAAAAGCATCCTGGGAGAACTCCCCATCACGAGCGGACAAGCCCAAAAGTTAGAGGTGCGAGGGCACACTCAATTAAGTCCGTATCTCGAAACTTGTTGCTTGCGGGTAAGTGCGAATGTGTCTTACCAACATGCGGCAGAGGACATCGAATATTTCACGGGGATGGCGGTGTCGAAGAGTGTGCAACAGCGATTGGTTCATCGTCAGGACTTTGTCCTGCCTAAATCGCAAGTAACGGTTGAGGAACTCAGTGTTGATGGAGGCAATATTCGCATTCGCACTCCTGAGGGAGAAGCTTGTAGCTGGAAAGGTTACAAAGCTGCCTGCTTGCATGAACCAGCGGAGGTTGCTGCTTCGTTTGGGGACAATACCGTGGTAATTGATTGGGTCAACGCTCAACCGTTAGCCCCCGTACTCACCTGTATTGGCGATGGACATGATGGGATTTGGAACATTGTTGCTCAGTTGACTCCAAGCACTCAGCGGCGGGAGGTATTAGACTGGTTTCACTTGATGGAAAACTTGCACAAGATCGGCGTTTCCCTCAAACGCCTCAATCAAGCAGAAACTCTGCTTTGGCAAGGACGGGTAGAAGCAGCAAAAGCTTTATTTACAAACTGTCAACTTCAGCCAGCTCAGAACTTTTGTGAGTATCTCAACAAGCATCGCCACCGCATCATCAATTATCAGTATCATCAAGCCGAGCAGATTTGTTCGATTGGTTCTGGGGCGGTGGAGTCAACGGTCAAGCAAATTGATCGACGAACTAAAATCTCAGGGGCGCAGTGGAAGGAAGATAATGTTCCTCAAGTTTTGGCTCATCGTTGTGCCTACCTTAATCAGCTAATCTCTACTTGA
- a CDS encoding NYN domain-containing protein, whose product MTRSSPHAVLLVDGYNIIGAWSYLKKTRDDAGLEASRCQLIEALINYTTFQGFQTQIVFDAQYQNTCSTQEDITQNLSVHYTDFGQTADTYIEKACACFYSYTNRVLPKAVLPRKPPHCSQSRLIVATSDRTQQLMVMGYGAEWMSAQQLAGEVESAAIRVRQHKPKKQSSSRFLANSIDAKARQRLADLRLGLKDI is encoded by the coding sequence ATGACTCGTTCCTCACCTCACGCCGTTTTACTGGTAGACGGCTATAACATCATTGGCGCTTGGTCCTACCTCAAAAAAACCCGTGATGACGCTGGATTAGAGGCATCTCGCTGCCAACTAATCGAAGCGTTGATCAACTACACTACATTTCAGGGGTTTCAAACTCAAATTGTATTTGATGCCCAGTATCAAAACACTTGTAGTACTCAAGAAGACATTACTCAGAATTTATCGGTTCATTATACTGATTTCGGACAGACAGCAGATACTTACATAGAAAAAGCTTGTGCCTGTTTTTACTCCTATACAAATAGAGTGTTACCAAAAGCAGTTTTGCCTCGTAAACCTCCTCACTGCTCTCAGTCTCGGTTGATCGTTGCCACCTCAGACCGGACACAGCAACTGATGGTAATGGGGTATGGTGCCGAATGGATGTCAGCTCAGCAACTTGCAGGTGAAGTAGAATCTGCAGCCATTCGGGTGCGGCAGCACAAACCAAAAAAACAGTCTTCTAGTAGGTTTTTAGCTAATTCAATTGATGCAAAGGCTCGGCAGCGCCTGGCTGACTTGCGTCTGGGACTGAAAGATATATAA
- a CDS encoding serine hydrolase produces the protein MTFFCKDEQLETLGDRVLAATWAEFPGLARNQIALTWVVYDPPVPVNTGGALSPEAFWNYPVRGFSYRGVERIYPASLVKLFYLVAVEEWLEKGMIQTSTELERAIRDMIVDSSNDATSLVIDVLTGTTSGPELPPGPFETWKLQRNIVNRYFQSLGWHEMETINVNQKTWCDGPYGRERAFLGELMENRNMLTTNATARLLHSIVGGVAVSSGRSKAMMDLMKRNLNPADLTTDDDENQVTGFLGGGLPPNGQLWSKAGWTSQVRHDAAYIELPNQRPYSLVVFTEGKAHSKNREILPFVSQQIATCIGTLA, from the coding sequence ATGACATTTTTTTGCAAAGACGAACAACTCGAAACCCTAGGCGATCGCGTTTTGGCAGCAACTTGGGCAGAATTTCCAGGACTAGCCCGTAACCAAATTGCTCTGACATGGGTTGTCTACGATCCCCCAGTACCAGTCAATACCGGCGGTGCTTTGAGTCCCGAAGCGTTCTGGAACTATCCAGTCCGAGGTTTTAGTTATCGCGGTGTTGAGCGGATCTACCCTGCTAGTCTAGTAAAACTGTTTTATCTAGTTGCGGTAGAGGAATGGCTAGAAAAAGGCATGATCCAGACTTCAACCGAGTTAGAACGAGCTATTCGCGACATGATTGTTGATTCCAGCAACGATGCTACCAGCTTGGTTATCGATGTACTGACTGGAACCACTAGCGGTCCGGAGTTACCGCCAGGACCGTTTGAAACTTGGAAGTTACAGCGCAACATCGTCAACCGCTACTTCCAATCTCTCGGCTGGCATGAAATGGAAACAATTAACGTTAACCAAAAAACCTGGTGTGATGGTCCCTATGGGCGAGAACGGGCGTTTTTGGGAGAGTTAATGGAAAACCGCAATATGCTAACCACAAATGCCACGGCGCGGCTTCTGCACAGTATTGTGGGTGGAGTGGCAGTTTCGAGCGGGCGATCGAAAGCCATGATGGACTTGATGAAACGCAACCTCAACCCAGCAGATTTAACGACTGACGATGATGAAAATCAGGTAACCGGTTTCTTGGGTGGCGGTCTCCCACCAAATGGACAATTGTGGTCAAAAGCAGGTTGGACTAGTCAAGTCCGCCATGATGCTGCATACATAGAGTTACCTAACCAGCGCCCGTATTCGTTAGTAGTCTTTACAGAAGGAAAGGCGCATAGCAAAAACCGAGAGATTTTGCCTTTTGTTTCCCAGCAAATTGCTACCTGCATAGGTACTTTAGCATAG